From Streptobacillus felis:
ATTTCGTACAAGGATTAAAACATAAAGATTATGATTTTTCTAAAATTCCTCTTGACCTATTATCTATTAGTTCACATAAAATACATGGACCTACGGGTATAGAAGCTATATATATCAAAGATGGAGTTAAAATTAAAGATCAAGTATAAGGAGATAATAGTGAGAATAAAT
This genomic window contains:
- a CDS encoding aminotransferase class V-fold PLP-dependent enzyme — encoded protein: KLVSIMGVNNEIGTSIDMEAISRVVKSKNPSTYLHIDFVQGLKHKDYDFSKIPLDLLSISSHKIHGPTGIEAIYIKDGVKIKDQV